One window from the genome of Penaeus monodon isolate SGIC_2016 chromosome 2, NSTDA_Pmon_1, whole genome shotgun sequence encodes:
- the LOC119579514 gene encoding uncharacterized protein LOC119579514, with the protein MIIHYEMNDVYQFNLALFVICQPSQHRLEEDRLLVRRVPRVSTCNQFATARGPGQKVVTYSYYGNASDHRVYDRYFSEIPRRAKEVAQRYPGEYVYRGIILVCM; encoded by the exons atgataatacattatGAGATGAACGATGTATATCAATTTAATTTAGCCCTTTTTGTTATTTGCCAACCTTCTCAACACAGACTCGAGGAGGACCGTTTGCTGGTGCGTCGTGTGCCGAGGGTTAGCACCTGCAACCAGTTTGCAACCGCGAGGGGCCCCGGGCAGAAG GTGGTGACGTACAGCTACTATGGCAACGCCTCCGACCATCGCGTGTATGACAGATATTTCTCGGAGATTCCCAGGCGGGCCAAGGAGGTTGCTCAGCGATATCCAGGTGAGTATGTTTATAGAGGAATTATATTggtatgcatgtaa
- the LOC119580599 gene encoding protein ABHD18-like isoform X1, giving the protein MVSRVDQIYRSILLSKFFVRGWGKPENLRRIFAFRKIISNREKCQHLVDKNHPVTVTKETDNGDHILLEAEFVSPFVEQLPGLLPKESEKATFQFVYPKTWRTHLRPTCLHLAGTGDHGYWRRRMLMAKPLLEESGIASIMLENPFYGIRKPKDQLRSSLHNVSDLFVMGGCLVLESLAIFHWCERMGFGPLGITGISMGGHMASLAATNWHKPLPLIPCLSWSTASGVFTQGVMSGAINWEMLKNQYFSNEVFREELFNMIQSPEGLPLATKHFPVYHKVGQEFARDFPQSLSHVEKIMQEDSGSQSNPASSTPHNSSQNNRLAQHKAERMDMAFRNAEEIREPDRMYSSIASAGGGPQGLSLSLPKFNILQNFSFSKKKVSKSQRVDSNKTSKNILLKYKSSKSKISKPDFTPVGIRPKSAAHMKTVTFEPYMEVKDTLTWEAVQFMRGVMDECTHLGNFTVPVDPSLIIIVAAENDGYMPRDGIIPLTEIWPGSEMRILESGHITGYLFNHQVFRKAIKDSFDRVTEKYYS; this is encoded by the exons ATGGTCAGTCGTGTGGACCAGATTTACCGAAGTATCCTCCTCAGCAAGTTCTTTGTACGTGGCTGGGGGAAACCAGAAAACTTGCGGAGAATCTTTGCTTTCCGAAAGATCATCTCAAATCGTGAAAAATGTCAGCATCTTGTAGATAAAAATCATCCAGTAACAGTAACAAAG GAAACTGACAATGGGGACCATATCCTCCTGGAGGCAGAGTTTGTGTCCCCATTTGTGGAGCAACTACCTGGCCTCCTTCCCAAGGAATCGGAGAAAGCTACCTTTCAGTTTGTCTACCCCAAAACATGGCGCACCCACCTGAGGCCCACATGCCTACACCTCGCAGGCACTGGGGATCAT GGGTATTGGCGAAGGAGAATGCTAATGGCAAAACCGCTGCTTGAAGAATCAGGCATCGCATCAATCATGCTGGAAAACCCTTTTTACGGCATCAGGAAACCCAAAGATCAGCT CCGCTCAAGTCTTCACAATGTGTCCGACCTGTTTGTGATGGGTGGCTGTTTAGTCCTAGAGTCACTAGCTATTTTCCACTGGTGTGAACGCATGGGTTTTGGGCCCCTGGGCATCACAGGCATATCTATGGGTGGACAT ATGGCATCTTTGGCAGCTACCAATTGGCACAAACCTCTTCCGTTGATTCCTTGCTTATCCTGGAGTACGGCATCAGGAGTGTTCACCCAG GGAGTGATGAGTGGTGCCATCAACTGGGAGATGCTGAAGAACCAATATTTTTCAAATGAGGTTTTCAGAGAGGAGCTTTTCAACATGATACAGTCTCCAGAAGGG CTGCCTCTGGCCACAAAA CATTTTCCGGTATACCACAAGGTTGGCCAGGAGTTTGCCCGAGACTTTCCCCAGAGCCTTTCACATGTGGAGAAGATCATGCAAGAAGATAGTGGAAGCCAGAGTAATCCTGCCTCAAGCACTCCCCACAATTCCTCACAGAATAACAGACTAGCGCAGCACAAAGCAGAAAGAATGGACATGGCCTTCAGAAACGCAGAAGAGATACGTGAGCCAGACAGAATGTACAGTAGTATAGCGTCTGCTGGAGGGGGCCCACAAGGGCTGAGTCTGTCCCTTCCAAAGTTCAATATTTTGCAGAATTTCAGCTTTTCCAAGAAGAAGGTAAGCAAGAGCCAAAGGGTAGACTCGAACAAGACCTCCAAAAACATTCTCCTTAAGTACAAAAGCTCCAAGTCCAAGATCTCAAAACCCGACTTCACTCCTGTCGGAATCCGGCCCAAGAGTGCAGCGCATATGAAGACAGTCACGTTTGAGCCTTACATGGAGGTAAAGGACACTCTGACATGGGAGGCAGTTCAGTTCATGCGGGGAGTCATGGACGAGTGCACACACCTGGGGAACTTCACTGTACCAGTTGATCCCTCACTTATCATCATTGTGGCTGCTGAGAATGATGG GTACATGCCACGCGATGGTATCATCCCACTGACAGAAATCTGGCCAGGAAGTGAGATGAGGATCCTAGAGAGTGGCCACATCACAGGGTATCTCTTCAACCACCAGGTGTTCAG aAAAGCAATTAAGGACTCTTTTGATCGAGTTACCGAGAAATACTACAGTTGA
- the LOC119580599 gene encoding protein ABHD18-like isoform X4, with the protein MVSRVDQIYRSILLSKFFVRGWGKPENLRRIFAFRKIISNREKCQHLVDKNHPVTVTKETDNGDHILLEAEFVSPFVEQLPGLLPKESEKATFQFVYPKTWRTHLRPTCLHLAGTGDHGYWRRRMLMAKPLLEESGIASIMLENPFYGIRKPKDQLRSSLHNVSDLFVMGGCLVLESLAIFHWCERMGFGPLGITGISMGGHMASAAATAWHKPLAVVPCLSWTTASQCFTQGVMSGAINWEMLKNQYFSNEVFREELFNMIQSPEGHFPVYHKVGQEFARDFPQSLSHVEKIMQEDSGSQSNPASSTPHNSSQNNRLAQHKAERMDMAFRNAEEIREPDRMYSSIASAGGGPQGLSLSLPKFNILQNFSFSKKKVSKSQRVDSNKTSKNILLKYKSSKSKISKPDFTPVGIRPKSAAHMKTVTFEPYMEVKDTLTWEAVQFMRGVMDECTHLGNFTVPVDPSLIIIVAAENDGYMPRDGIIPLTEIWPGSEMRILESGHITGYLFNHQVFRKAIKDSFDRVTEKYYS; encoded by the exons ATGGTCAGTCGTGTGGACCAGATTTACCGAAGTATCCTCCTCAGCAAGTTCTTTGTACGTGGCTGGGGGAAACCAGAAAACTTGCGGAGAATCTTTGCTTTCCGAAAGATCATCTCAAATCGTGAAAAATGTCAGCATCTTGTAGATAAAAATCATCCAGTAACAGTAACAAAG GAAACTGACAATGGGGACCATATCCTCCTGGAGGCAGAGTTTGTGTCCCCATTTGTGGAGCAACTACCTGGCCTCCTTCCCAAGGAATCGGAGAAAGCTACCTTTCAGTTTGTCTACCCCAAAACATGGCGCACCCACCTGAGGCCCACATGCCTACACCTCGCAGGCACTGGGGATCAT GGGTATTGGCGAAGGAGAATGCTAATGGCAAAACCGCTGCTTGAAGAATCAGGCATCGCATCAATCATGCTGGAAAACCCTTTTTACGGCATCAGGAAACCCAAAGATCAGCT CCGCTCAAGTCTTCACAATGTGTCCGACCTGTTTGTGATGGGTGGCTGTTTAGTCCTAGAGTCACTAGCTATTTTCCACTGGTGTGAACGCATGGGTTTTGGGCCCCTGGGCATCACAGGCATATCTATGGGTGGACAT ATGGCATCTGCGGCTGCCACCGCCTGGCACAAACCCCTGGCTGTTGTGCCTTGTCTCTCGTGGACGACTGCCTCTCAGTGCTTCACACAG GGAGTGATGAGTGGTGCCATCAACTGGGAGATGCTGAAGAACCAATATTTTTCAAATGAGGTTTTCAGAGAGGAGCTTTTCAACATGATACAGTCTCCAGAAGGG CATTTTCCGGTATACCACAAGGTTGGCCAGGAGTTTGCCCGAGACTTTCCCCAGAGCCTTTCACATGTGGAGAAGATCATGCAAGAAGATAGTGGAAGCCAGAGTAATCCTGCCTCAAGCACTCCCCACAATTCCTCACAGAATAACAGACTAGCGCAGCACAAAGCAGAAAGAATGGACATGGCCTTCAGAAACGCAGAAGAGATACGTGAGCCAGACAGAATGTACAGTAGTATAGCGTCTGCTGGAGGGGGCCCACAAGGGCTGAGTCTGTCCCTTCCAAAGTTCAATATTTTGCAGAATTTCAGCTTTTCCAAGAAGAAGGTAAGCAAGAGCCAAAGGGTAGACTCGAACAAGACCTCCAAAAACATTCTCCTTAAGTACAAAAGCTCCAAGTCCAAGATCTCAAAACCCGACTTCACTCCTGTCGGAATCCGGCCCAAGAGTGCAGCGCATATGAAGACAGTCACGTTTGAGCCTTACATGGAGGTAAAGGACACTCTGACATGGGAGGCAGTTCAGTTCATGCGGGGAGTCATGGACGAGTGCACACACCTGGGGAACTTCACTGTACCAGTTGATCCCTCACTTATCATCATTGTGGCTGCTGAGAATGATGG GTACATGCCACGCGATGGTATCATCCCACTGACAGAAATCTGGCCAGGAAGTGAGATGAGGATCCTAGAGAGTGGCCACATCACAGGGTATCTCTTCAACCACCAGGTGTTCAG aAAAGCAATTAAGGACTCTTTTGATCGAGTTACCGAGAAATACTACAGTTGA
- the LOC119580599 gene encoding protein ABHD18-like isoform X2 translates to MVSRVDQIYRSILLSKFFVRGWGKPENLRRIFAFRKIISNREKCQHLVDKNHPVTVTKETDNGDHILLEAEFVSPFVEQLPGLLPKESEKATFQFVYPKTWRTHLRPTCLHLAGTGDHGYWRRRMLMAKPLLEESGIASIMLENPFYGIRKPKDQLRSSLHNVSDLFVMGGCLVLESLAIFHWCERMGFGPLGITGISMGGHMASAAATAWHKPLAVVPCLSWTTASQCFTQGVMSGAINWEMLKNQYFSNEVFREELFNMIQSPEGLPLATKHFPVYHKVGQEFARDFPQSLSHVEKIMQEDSGSQSNPASSTPHNSSQNNRLAQHKAERMDMAFRNAEEIREPDRMYSSIASAGGGPQGLSLSLPKFNILQNFSFSKKKVSKSQRVDSNKTSKNILLKYKSSKSKISKPDFTPVGIRPKSAAHMKTVTFEPYMEVKDTLTWEAVQFMRGVMDECTHLGNFTVPVDPSLIIIVAAENDGYMPRDGIIPLTEIWPGSEMRILESGHITGYLFNHQVFRKAIKDSFDRVTEKYYS, encoded by the exons ATGGTCAGTCGTGTGGACCAGATTTACCGAAGTATCCTCCTCAGCAAGTTCTTTGTACGTGGCTGGGGGAAACCAGAAAACTTGCGGAGAATCTTTGCTTTCCGAAAGATCATCTCAAATCGTGAAAAATGTCAGCATCTTGTAGATAAAAATCATCCAGTAACAGTAACAAAG GAAACTGACAATGGGGACCATATCCTCCTGGAGGCAGAGTTTGTGTCCCCATTTGTGGAGCAACTACCTGGCCTCCTTCCCAAGGAATCGGAGAAAGCTACCTTTCAGTTTGTCTACCCCAAAACATGGCGCACCCACCTGAGGCCCACATGCCTACACCTCGCAGGCACTGGGGATCAT GGGTATTGGCGAAGGAGAATGCTAATGGCAAAACCGCTGCTTGAAGAATCAGGCATCGCATCAATCATGCTGGAAAACCCTTTTTACGGCATCAGGAAACCCAAAGATCAGCT CCGCTCAAGTCTTCACAATGTGTCCGACCTGTTTGTGATGGGTGGCTGTTTAGTCCTAGAGTCACTAGCTATTTTCCACTGGTGTGAACGCATGGGTTTTGGGCCCCTGGGCATCACAGGCATATCTATGGGTGGACAT ATGGCATCTGCGGCTGCCACCGCCTGGCACAAACCCCTGGCTGTTGTGCCTTGTCTCTCGTGGACGACTGCCTCTCAGTGCTTCACACAG GGAGTGATGAGTGGTGCCATCAACTGGGAGATGCTGAAGAACCAATATTTTTCAAATGAGGTTTTCAGAGAGGAGCTTTTCAACATGATACAGTCTCCAGAAGGG CTGCCTCTGGCCACAAAA CATTTTCCGGTATACCACAAGGTTGGCCAGGAGTTTGCCCGAGACTTTCCCCAGAGCCTTTCACATGTGGAGAAGATCATGCAAGAAGATAGTGGAAGCCAGAGTAATCCTGCCTCAAGCACTCCCCACAATTCCTCACAGAATAACAGACTAGCGCAGCACAAAGCAGAAAGAATGGACATGGCCTTCAGAAACGCAGAAGAGATACGTGAGCCAGACAGAATGTACAGTAGTATAGCGTCTGCTGGAGGGGGCCCACAAGGGCTGAGTCTGTCCCTTCCAAAGTTCAATATTTTGCAGAATTTCAGCTTTTCCAAGAAGAAGGTAAGCAAGAGCCAAAGGGTAGACTCGAACAAGACCTCCAAAAACATTCTCCTTAAGTACAAAAGCTCCAAGTCCAAGATCTCAAAACCCGACTTCACTCCTGTCGGAATCCGGCCCAAGAGTGCAGCGCATATGAAGACAGTCACGTTTGAGCCTTACATGGAGGTAAAGGACACTCTGACATGGGAGGCAGTTCAGTTCATGCGGGGAGTCATGGACGAGTGCACACACCTGGGGAACTTCACTGTACCAGTTGATCCCTCACTTATCATCATTGTGGCTGCTGAGAATGATGG GTACATGCCACGCGATGGTATCATCCCACTGACAGAAATCTGGCCAGGAAGTGAGATGAGGATCCTAGAGAGTGGCCACATCACAGGGTATCTCTTCAACCACCAGGTGTTCAG aAAAGCAATTAAGGACTCTTTTGATCGAGTTACCGAGAAATACTACAGTTGA
- the LOC119580599 gene encoding protein ABHD18-like isoform X3, whose amino-acid sequence MVSRVDQIYRSILLSKFFVRGWGKPENLRRIFAFRKIISNREKCQHLVDKNHPVTVTKETDNGDHILLEAEFVSPFVEQLPGLLPKESEKATFQFVYPKTWRTHLRPTCLHLAGTGDHGYWRRRMLMAKPLLEESGIASIMLENPFYGIRKPKDQLRSSLHNVSDLFVMGGCLVLESLAIFHWCERMGFGPLGITGISMGGHMASLAATNWHKPLPLIPCLSWSTASGVFTQGVMSGAINWEMLKNQYFSNEVFREELFNMIQSPEGHFPVYHKVGQEFARDFPQSLSHVEKIMQEDSGSQSNPASSTPHNSSQNNRLAQHKAERMDMAFRNAEEIREPDRMYSSIASAGGGPQGLSLSLPKFNILQNFSFSKKKVSKSQRVDSNKTSKNILLKYKSSKSKISKPDFTPVGIRPKSAAHMKTVTFEPYMEVKDTLTWEAVQFMRGVMDECTHLGNFTVPVDPSLIIIVAAENDGYMPRDGIIPLTEIWPGSEMRILESGHITGYLFNHQVFRKAIKDSFDRVTEKYYS is encoded by the exons ATGGTCAGTCGTGTGGACCAGATTTACCGAAGTATCCTCCTCAGCAAGTTCTTTGTACGTGGCTGGGGGAAACCAGAAAACTTGCGGAGAATCTTTGCTTTCCGAAAGATCATCTCAAATCGTGAAAAATGTCAGCATCTTGTAGATAAAAATCATCCAGTAACAGTAACAAAG GAAACTGACAATGGGGACCATATCCTCCTGGAGGCAGAGTTTGTGTCCCCATTTGTGGAGCAACTACCTGGCCTCCTTCCCAAGGAATCGGAGAAAGCTACCTTTCAGTTTGTCTACCCCAAAACATGGCGCACCCACCTGAGGCCCACATGCCTACACCTCGCAGGCACTGGGGATCAT GGGTATTGGCGAAGGAGAATGCTAATGGCAAAACCGCTGCTTGAAGAATCAGGCATCGCATCAATCATGCTGGAAAACCCTTTTTACGGCATCAGGAAACCCAAAGATCAGCT CCGCTCAAGTCTTCACAATGTGTCCGACCTGTTTGTGATGGGTGGCTGTTTAGTCCTAGAGTCACTAGCTATTTTCCACTGGTGTGAACGCATGGGTTTTGGGCCCCTGGGCATCACAGGCATATCTATGGGTGGACAT ATGGCATCTTTGGCAGCTACCAATTGGCACAAACCTCTTCCGTTGATTCCTTGCTTATCCTGGAGTACGGCATCAGGAGTGTTCACCCAG GGAGTGATGAGTGGTGCCATCAACTGGGAGATGCTGAAGAACCAATATTTTTCAAATGAGGTTTTCAGAGAGGAGCTTTTCAACATGATACAGTCTCCAGAAGGG CATTTTCCGGTATACCACAAGGTTGGCCAGGAGTTTGCCCGAGACTTTCCCCAGAGCCTTTCACATGTGGAGAAGATCATGCAAGAAGATAGTGGAAGCCAGAGTAATCCTGCCTCAAGCACTCCCCACAATTCCTCACAGAATAACAGACTAGCGCAGCACAAAGCAGAAAGAATGGACATGGCCTTCAGAAACGCAGAAGAGATACGTGAGCCAGACAGAATGTACAGTAGTATAGCGTCTGCTGGAGGGGGCCCACAAGGGCTGAGTCTGTCCCTTCCAAAGTTCAATATTTTGCAGAATTTCAGCTTTTCCAAGAAGAAGGTAAGCAAGAGCCAAAGGGTAGACTCGAACAAGACCTCCAAAAACATTCTCCTTAAGTACAAAAGCTCCAAGTCCAAGATCTCAAAACCCGACTTCACTCCTGTCGGAATCCGGCCCAAGAGTGCAGCGCATATGAAGACAGTCACGTTTGAGCCTTACATGGAGGTAAAGGACACTCTGACATGGGAGGCAGTTCAGTTCATGCGGGGAGTCATGGACGAGTGCACACACCTGGGGAACTTCACTGTACCAGTTGATCCCTCACTTATCATCATTGTGGCTGCTGAGAATGATGG GTACATGCCACGCGATGGTATCATCCCACTGACAGAAATCTGGCCAGGAAGTGAGATGAGGATCCTAGAGAGTGGCCACATCACAGGGTATCTCTTCAACCACCAGGTGTTCAG aAAAGCAATTAAGGACTCTTTTGATCGAGTTACCGAGAAATACTACAGTTGA
- the LOC119580590 gene encoding uncharacterized protein LOC119580590 gives MAPWRRVSLLLTCAVFVFLMFNLPSRQSGVVREEVGVARSAPRQKTSTHFEAPKTPEGVTGVAPPPPGVGGIPAYPEGGSKQEQEKKKGKRRKDEEKPLKVLNGLLGLPLLKDYVKNLKEGLDELFYTIKPASLGVPELEVKTLSKVNESRFIEEEIVTDVVTRGDPETGHSEQQRRTYTLPGCGCVREAAERVAPGHVILRRLEEDRLLVRRVPRVSTCNQFATARGPGQKVVTYSYYGNASDHRVYDRYFSEIPRRAKEVAQRYPGWVMRVYYKLEPGDGRGRSELCAAHCAFPHLDLCDVNDLPPPWGDLQASQQVGTLWRFVTFADPLVDVVLSRDLDSYILPREEGAVREWLASPLPFHIMRDHPSHNGYVLAGLWGARLTHARALAYDAAAVMVSQPYSDIWDYDQRLLRRVLWPKIKEDTMSHDSYTCRAKEFRGRRQSPRPFPTRRDGRNYTGFGRTKMGVAESLPPCPVPCRPPSHMDWTFC, from the exons ATGGCGCCCTGGAGAAGAGTCTCATTGCTGTTAACCTGCGCGGTCTTCGTTTTTCTGATGTTCAACCTGCCTTCCCGCCAATCAGGAGTCGTCAGGGAGGAAGTGGGCGTGGCCAGGTCTGCACCCCGACAGAAAACCTCGACACACTTCGAGGCGCCAAAAACTCCCGAGGGTGTAACGGGTGTCGCTCCACCGCCCCCAGGAGTTGGAGGTATACCTGCGTATCCTGAAGGAGGGAGTAAGCAAgagcaggaaaagaagaaggggaagagaaggaaagacgaagaaaagccACTGAAAGTGCTCAATGGCCTCCTTGGGCTTCCGCTCTTGAAGGATTACGTGAAAAATCTCAAGGAAGGATTGGATGAGTTATTCTACACTATTAAGCCCGCCAGCCTTG GTGTCCCAGAGCTCGAGGTCAAAACGCTAAGCAAGGTCAACGAAAGCAGGTTCATAGAGGAGGAGATAGTGACGGATGTGGTGACCCGTGGTGACCCAGAAACAGGTCATTCGGAGCAACAGCGAAGGACATACACGCTGCCGGGATGCGGGTGTGTGAGGGAGGCGGCCGAGAGGGTCGCTCCTGGTCATGTCATTCTGCGCAG ACTCGAGGAGGACCGTTTGCTGGTGCGTCGTGTGCCGAGGGTTAGCACCTGCAACCAGTTTGCAACCGCGAGGGGCCCCGGGCAGAAG GTGGTGACGTACAGCTACTATGGCAACGCCTCCGACCATCGCGTGTATGACAGATATTTCTCGGAGATTCCCAGGCGGGCCAAGGAGGTTGCTCAGCGATATCCAG GTTGGGTGATGCGCGTGTACTACAAGCTCGAGCCGGGAGATGGGCGTGGGCGGAGCGAGCTATGCGCCGCCCACTGCGCCTTCCCACACCTTGACCTGTGCGACGTGAATGACCTGCCTCCACCCTGGGGGGATCTCCAGGCCTCGCAGCAG GTAGGAACATTATGGCGGTTCGTGACCTTCGCTGACCCGCTGGTCGACGTGGTCTTGTCACGTGACCTGGACTCGTACATCCTGCCGCGGGAGGAGGGGGCCGTGAGGGAGTGGctggcctcccccctccccttccacatcATGAGGGACCACCCATCGCACAATGGATATGTGCTTgcgg GCTTATGGGGCGCCAGGCTTACCCACGCACGAGCTCTCGCTTATGACGCCGCGGCTGTGATGGTCTCGCAGCCCTATAGCGACATCTGGGACTACGACCAGAGACTGCTGAGGCGCGTGCTGTGGCCCAAGATTAAGGAGGacacg atGAGCCACGACAGTTACACTTGCCGCGCGAAGGAATTTCGTGGTCGGCGACAAAGCCCGCGGCCCTTCCCAACGCGGCGCGACGGCAGGAACTACACAGGATTCGGAAGGACGAAGATGGGCGTGGCAGAGAGCTTGCCGCCCTGCCCCGTTCCCTGCAGGCCACCTAGTCATATGGACTGGACTTTTTGCTAA